The following are from one region of the Bactrocera oleae isolate idBacOlea1 chromosome 6, idBacOlea1, whole genome shotgun sequence genome:
- the LOC106619495 gene encoding F-box/WD repeat-containing protein 4 — MEINQRVSTKLLDLNLDCMLRILSYCSEEDLLNLCRVHHHLRNIIDKHIFYLKTLDALLCGHRNCERINKRSHYLSISYVTRFHIARNWLHGRYREYEYYNHIQMFPTKILLERDVLYVSHLDYLRLYGRAKHEPLQRRCLQEISSGSRGDISSFAKKQDTIFAGRVTGNCYIWEDGIVHEQQLHRAKEYLHCVDFEDEIYATSTNVCAKLWRRTNELGLVYLEPFAEMSQEFKVLKLSEGGERLYGGLYTDVERYALREFDVESGKETVLNSNTLSIYDLLIKDENVIFTGNFDTTCRMYDRRSNRDEAIFEDPFDSSFYCIEYDGLYGVLCGAKYHRRVNLYDIRMPNTYQQLYFPRRSKKARNQSSPVYSIACDNRYLFIATDQNIRVFDFKENCAESRDYRNIFDDKRVFRTLL; from the exons atggAGATTAATCAAAGGGTGTCCACGAAATTACTTGATTTAAATTTGGATTGCATGTTGCGAATTCTGAGTTATTGTTCTGAAGAAGATTTGTTAAATTTGTGCCGTGTTCACCATCATCTACGAAATATAATCGACAAGCATATATTCTACTTGAAAACACTGGATGCACTTCTGTGTGGACATCGGAATTGTGAACGTATAAACAAAAG GTCACACTATTTATCAATTTCCTATGTAACTCGCTTTCACATAGCGCGTAACTGGTTACATGGACGATATAGGGAGTACGAGTATTATAATCATATACAAATGTTTCCTACCAAAATACTTCTTGAGCGAGATGTATTATATGTAAGCCATTTAGACTATTTACGGTTATACGGACGTGCTAAACACGAACCACTGCAACGTAGGTGCTTACAAGAAATATCTTCGGGTTCACGTGGAGATATATCTAGTTTCGCCAAAAAGCAAGATACAATATTTGCTGGGCGAGTTACGGGTAATTGCTATATTTGGGAAGATGGTATAGTACATGAACAACAATTGCATCGAGCCAAAGAATATTTACACTGTGTAGATTTCGAAGATGAAATATATGCAACCAGTACAAATGTTTGTGCAAAACTGTGGCGTCGCACAAACGAACTGGGTTTAGTTTATTTAGAACCATTCGCAGAGATGTCGCaggaatttaaagttttaaagttaTCTGAAGGTGGCGAACGTTTATATGGTGGTTTATATACCGATGTAGAAAGATATGCGTTACGCGAATTCGATGTGGAAAG CGGCAAGGAGACCGTATTAAACTCAAACACGCTTTCTATATATGATTTACTTATTAAGGACGAGAATGTGATATTCACAGGTAATTTTGATACCACTTGTCGTATGTACGACCGTCGTTCCAATCGCGATGAAGCTATATTCGAAGATCCTTTTGATTCGTCGTTCTACTGCATTGAATATGACGGTTTATATGGTGTTCTATGTGGCGCCAAATATCACAGACGCGTCAATTTATATGATATACGCATGCCGAATACATACCAACAGTTGTACTTTCCAAGACGCAGTAAAAAGGCGAGAAATCAAAGTTCGCCTGTATATAGCATAGCCTGTGATAATCGTTATCTCTTTATTGCAACCGATCAAAATATACGTGTATTTGACTTTAAAGAGAATTGTGCAGAAAGCCGGGATTACCGAAATATATTCGATGACAAGCGTGTTTTTCGTACACTGCTATAA
- the Pex14 gene encoding peroxisomal membrane protein PEX14, with protein MSTSNTDTGDTTIIASTTEIQNGQPDKFGIVAPREALITTAVNFLQNAKVRHTTLMQKRQFLQSKGLTNDEIEVACQRAGIFTDDPNMPTLINISNSGLEHPQLVLQPRQNAYGRIKEVLHNLALISGVAYAIYLFWKKYVEPFLFGKKKKKPVEEALEDIDKKVDTRLDAVNTELANIKVQLQEQQREQRQNLNQEFNVFRSDLDAIKGLLLNRKQFATPITAGPPSIPAWQLAATSHHHHARLSQLDDNEKVDDAGSGSGSSETEVVTKNSDSSLEMM; from the exons ATGTCTACCAGCAATACGGACACAGGTGACACCACAATAATAGCGTCCACTACAGAAATACAAAATGGGCAACCAGACAAATTCGGGATAGTGGCCCCCCGCGAAGCACTT ATAACAACTGCGGTGAACTTTCTACAAAATGCTAAAGTACGACACACAACACTTATGCAAAAACGACAGTTTCTGCAATCCAAAGGTTTAACCAACGATGAAATAGAGGTCGCATGCCAACGGGCTGGTATTTTTACAGACGACCCCAACATGCCTACTTTGATTAACATAAGTAACAGCGGTCTGGAACATCCGCAATTAGTATTGCAGCCACGCCAAAATGCTTACGGACGCATCAAAGAGGTTTTGCATAATTTAGCGCTTATTAGTGGTGTTGCATATGCAATTTATCTATTTTGGAAG aaATATGTAGAACCATTTCTTTTtggaaagaaaaagaagaaaccTGTTGAGGAGGCGCTTGAAGATATCGATAAAAAGGTCGATACGCGGTTGGATGCTGTAAATACAGAACTTGCTAATATCAAAGTACAGTTGCAAGAACAACAGCGTGAGCAACGTCAGAATCTCAACCAAGAATTCAATGTATTTCGAAGTGATTTAGATGCCATAAAAGGATTGCTACTTAATCG TAAACAGTTTGCTACGCCCATCACTGCCGGTCCTCCCTCAATACCTGCTTGGCAGCTGGCAGCCACTTCACATCATCATCACGCTCGACTCTCACAGTTAGATGATAATGAGAAGGTAGATGATGCTGGCTCTGGTTCGGGTTCATCCGAAACAGAAGTGGTTACCAAAAATAGTGATTCCAGTTTGGAAATGATGTAG
- the LOC106619494 gene encoding trafficking protein particle complex subunit 12: MDSKNSALSNPSLSQYFVDDPPSFFDELANSSTHKDSVDNATGTAPVAPPRTIQKPQTTPSNLTANTFSGAFKAPEYIENALDGEDDLKVSEHVRNFWEPANCEHGGIRPPLLTTPGIQTSNDLSDLIAETVLKHLGEAELSQRNILGIDSVTQDERGLRTLISAGCYRSAVNLTGRLLTIYGQGYGRAGQPAKHSPHSLQLWFTRLALLAKLGEFELLQAEAEPFDQLNRPDVYYEFYPEMYNGKTGSIACFSFRLLLAELPIYFNNPHLGLDRLSELYVICNEIRKYFAGREPKEAEQFWWRREMRVLHSIVNCALIMKKFNLIDDVIRGMILEKSELSKEERRALYSAWGRIYLQIGYIFGAEQKFAEARRMREINSTADLRDLVDKGLITVAENDFRGAYAIFQKALHLESGNTMILNNMGVCLLYEGKLKEAIKLFEHAINLNPQKSLNESLLVNLSTLYELESNNSKHKKLNLLRLINKYKPDLNMDLKICLKLESVN, encoded by the exons ATGGATTCCAAAAATTCAGCGCTGTCAAATCCCAGTCTGAGCCAATATTTCGTCGATGATCCACCAAGCTTTTTTGATGAATTGGCAAACAGCAGTACACATAAGGATAGTG TGGATAACGCTACCGGGACAGCACCAGTAGCACCGCCACGTACAATTCAAAAACCACAAACGACGCCCAGCAATTTGACAGCGAATACTTTTAGCGGTGCTTTTAAAGCGCCGGAATATATAGAGAATGCTCTGGACGGTGAAGACGATCTCAAAGTTTCGGAGCATGTACGAAATTTCTGGGAGCCAGCAAACTGTGAACACGGTGGTATACGGCCACCATTGCTAACAACACCAGGCATACAAACGTCCAATGATCTG tcgGACCTAATTGCTGAGACAGTGTTGAAACATTTGGGCGAGGCCGAGTTGTCGCAACGAAATATACTCGGCATAGACAGTGTTACACAAGATGAGCGTGGTTTGCGTACATTAATCAGTGCTGGTTGCTACCGTTCGGCGGTAAACCTAACCGGACGTTTGTTGACCATTTATGGGCAGGGTTATGGACGAGCAGGACAACCGGCTAAACATTCACCACACTCACTGCAGTTGTGGTTCACACGCTTGGCACTCTTAGCTAAATTAGGTGAATTCGAGCTACTGCAGGCGGAAGCAGAACCATTCGATCAACTCAATCGACCAGATGTCTACTACGAG TTCTATCCTGAAATGTATAACGGCAAAACTGGTTCAATAGCTTGCTTCTCATTTCGTTTACTACTCGCTGAGTTGcccatttatttcaataatccACATTTGGGTCTAGATCGACTATCAGAGCTTTATGTTATATGTAATGAAATACGTAAATACTTCGCTGGACGTGAGCCCAAAGAAGCTGAACAATTTTGGTGGCGTCGAGAGATGCGTGTACTACATTCCATAGTCAACTGCGCCTTAATA atgaaaaaattcaatttaatcgATGACGTCATACGCGGTATGATATTAGAAAAGAGCGAGTTGAGCAAAGAAGAACGCCGAGCATTGTATTCCGCATGGGGAcgcatttatttgcaaattggTTACATATTTGGCGCTGAGCAAAAATTTGCGGAGGCGCGTCGCATGCgagaaat CAATTCCACAGCCGATTTGCGTGACTTGGTAGACAAAGGTCTAATTACCGTAGCCGAAAATGATTTTCGTGGTGCCTACGCTATTTTCCAAAAAGCATTACATTTAGAATCCGGCAACACAATGATACTAAACAACATGGGCGTTTGCTTGCTTTACGAGGGTAAACTAAAAGAAGCTATAAAACTCTTTGAACATGCAATTAATTTGAATCCGCAAAAATCGCTGAACGAGAGCTTATTAGTAAATCTATCCACACTTTATGAGTTGGAGTCAAATAATTCAAAGCATAAAAAGCTAAATTTACTGCGGTTGATCAATAAATACAAACCTGATTTAAATATGGATTTGAAGATTTGCTTGAAATTAGAATCTGTAAATTGA
- the mib1 gene encoding E3 ubiquitin-protein ligase mind-bomb isoform X1 has product MACAATSGKESTTAVNTSNGNASVIGASVVGNTNTVGAAGLVNSAGGGGTVASATTGAGVAGGAGAGSAVGGNSGGVSGSSGVAGSNGSSGGATGNSNANRQARFAMEGVGARVIRGPDWKWGKQDGGEGHVGTVRNFESSEEVVVVWDNGTAANYRCAGAYDLRILDSAPTGIKHDGTMCDTCRQQPIFGIRWKCAECINYDLCSICYHGDKHHLRHRFYRIATPGGERIMLEPRRKSKKVAVRGIFPGARVVRGVDWQWEDQDGGVLRRGKVNEIQDWSSASPRSAAYVVWDNGAKNLYRVGFEGMADLKVVNDAKGNTVYRDHLPLLGENGPGKGPHGFQIGDKVTVDLDLEIVQSLQHGHGGWTDGMFECLNNPGIVVGIDEDHDIVVAYNSGNRWTFNPAVLTKVSSPTTAPPEFQVGDIVKICSDVESIKMLQRGHGEWADAMQLTLGKLGRVQQVYHDNDLKVEVGNTSWTYNPLAVTKVASASADGSCVPVISSGERLSAILKKLFEPNVSGDATEEFVKAAANGYASRCEEYLSGNVQAATSTAAGAAAAAAGAQATVPDVNGVFAGHTALQAASQNGHTDVIQVLLHHNVDVEIEDKDGDRAVHHAAFGDEPAVIEILSKAGADLNARNKRRQTALHIAVNKGHLNVVKTLLLLGCHPSLQDSEGDTPLHDAISKEHDEMLSLLLDYGADITLTNNNGFNALHHAALKGNPSAMKILLTKTNRPWIVEEKKDDGYTALHLAALNNHVEIAELLVHMGKANMDRQNVNLQTALHLAVERQHVQIVKLLVQEGANLNIPDKDGDTPLHEALRHHTLSQLKQLQDVEGFGKLLMGLRNPNNKKASASIACFLAANGADLTLKNRKSQTPLDLCPDPNLCKTLVKCYNERKTDDSELPGNVAGTSLNARARALATPAVMGGANGGVGSLNSLPVSVVSAAGGGSGGGITTSMHQTVAANLPLGTVMKGGPVSVSGMNSVGADMRNSNTSGGLNSLANDLSQSLHATNDAVKQAPLEECLVCSDAKRDTVFKPCGHVCCCDTCAPRVKKCLICRETVTSREKIDECLVCSDRRASIFFRPCGHMVACENCSGLMKKCVLCRTQIEEMLPYSLCCGGAGIAEKVHGVGHCLTDDKSNEMHCVNTSGHGVAMNNTVPGAMSTPIASANQLNSQNNILASNAAAAAAAGAATVLVAPSNVNNFQVDDVQKLKQQLQDIKEQTMCPVCFDRIKNMVFLCGHGTCQMCGDQIDGCPICRKTVEKRILLF; this is encoded by the exons ATGGCTTGTGCAGCAACTTCTGGCAAAGAATCGACGACTGCAGTGAATACTTCAAATGGTAATGCTAGTGTAATTGGAGCAAGCGTTGTTGGAAATACAAACACTGTTGGCGCAGCCGGATTAGTGAATAGTGCAGGGGGCGGCGGTACGGTAGCTAGTGCCACGACAGGTGCTGGCGTTGCGGGTGGAGCAGGTGCTGGCAGTGCCGTAGGCGGCAATAGTGGCGGTGTTAGCGGAAGTAGTGGCGTTGCGGGATCCAACGGCTCATCAGGTGGAGCTACAGGCAATTCTAATGCTAATCGGCAGGCACGTTTCGCTATGGAAGGTGTCGGTGCACGTGTAATACGTGGCCCGGACTGGAAGTGGGGCAAGCAG GATGGTGGCGAGGGTCACGTAGGCACCGTACGCAACTTCGAATCTTCCGAGGAGGTGGTTGTCGTGTGGGATAACGGCACTGCGGCCAATTATCGCTGTGCCGGTGCATACGACCTACGCATTTTAGACAGCGCGCCGACCGGCATTAAACATGACGGCACAATGTGCGATACCTGTCGTCAGCAGCCAATATTTGGTATACGTTGGAAGTGTGCCGAATGTATTAATTACGATCTATGTTCGATCTGTTATCATGGTGATAAGCATCATTTGCGTCATCGCTTCTATCGTATCGCCACACCAGGAGGCGAACGCATTATGTTAGAACCACGTCGCAAATCGAAGAAAGTAGCGGTCCGTGGCATATTTCCGGGTGCACGTGTAGTACGTGGCGTCGACTGGCAATGGGAAGATCAAGATGGTGGCGTCCTACGTCGTGGCAAAGTGAATGAAATACAAGATTGGTCCTCAGCATCGCCGCGTTCAGCTGCTTATGTTGTGTGGGATAATGGCGCAAAGAATTTGTATCGTGTAGGTTTCGAAGGCATGGCTGATTTGAAG GTGGTTAACGATGCTAAAGGCAATACGGTTTACCGCGATCACTTGCCGTTGTTGGGTGAAAATGGACCCGGCAAGGGACCGCATGGCTTTCAGATTGGTGATAAAGTCACCGTTGATTTGGATTTGGAAATTGTACAGTCGTTGCAACACGGACACGGCGGCTGGACTGATGGCATGTTTGAATGCCTCAATAATCCCGGCATAGTTGTGGGTATCGATGAAGATCACGATATTGTGGTTGCCTACAATTCAGGCAATCGTTGGACTTTCAATCCCGCAGTATTGACAAAAGTATCCTCACCTACAACGGCACCACCCGAGTTCCAAGTAGGTGATATTGTGAAGATATGTTCCGATGTGGAGAGTATTAAAATGTTGCAGCGTGGCCATGGTGAATGGGCAGATGCTATGCAGCTG ACACTTGGCAAATTGGGGCGTGTACAGCAAGTTTATCACGATAACGATTTGAAGGTGGAAGTGGGCAACACCTCATGGACATATAATCCACTTGCCGTTACAAAAGTG GCTTCAGCCTCTGCTGACGGCAGCTGTGTGCCCGTTATTTCGAGCGGCGAACGTTTGTCTGCTATTTTGAAGAAACTTTTCGAACCGAATGTGTCTGGTGATGCCACCGAGGAATTTGTTAAAGCCGCCGCTAATGGATATGCa TCACGCTGTGAGGAGTATCTATCTGGCAATGTACAGGCGGCCACATCCACCGCCGCGGGagctgccgctgccgctgccgGCGCACAGGCCACCGTGCCCGATGTAAATGGCGTATTCGCCGGCCACACTGCGCTACAGGCAGCCAGTCAAAACGGACACACAGATGTGATACAAGTGTTGTTGCATCACAATGTCGATGTGGAAATCGAGGATAAAGATGGCGATCGCGCAGTGCATCATGCTGCATTCGGCGATGAGCCAGCTGTAATTGAGATACTCTCCAAGGCAGGCGCCGATTTGAATGCACGCAATAAGCGACGTCAGACAGCGCTGCACATTGCTGTTAATAAGGGGCACTTGAATGTGGTGAAAACTTTACTCTTGTTGGGTTGTCATCCTAGTTTGCAGGACTCTGAGGGTGATACACCACTACACGATGCCATATCAAAGGAACATGATGAGATGCTCTCACTTCTGCTTGACTATGGCGCCGACATTACGCTAACCAACAACAATGGCTTCAATGCGCTACACCATGCCGCGCTCAAGGGTAATCCGAGCGCTATGAAGATATTACTCACGAAAACTAATCGCCCGTGGATTGTGGAGGAGAAAAAGGATGACGGCTATACGGCTTTGCATTTGGCTGCCTTGAATAATCACGTTGAAATCGCCGAGTTGCTCGTGCACATGGGCAAGGCGAATATGGATCGCCAAAATGTGAACTTGCAGACCGCTTTACATTTGGCTGTGGAGCGTCAGCATGTGCAAATTGTTAAGCTACTCGTGCAGGAAGGTGCCAATTTGAATATACCCGATAAGGATGGCGATACGCCGCTACATGAGGCATTGCGTCATCATACACTCTCGCAGTTGAAACAGTTGCAAGATGTCGAAGGTTTTGGCAAGCTGTTGATGGGACTGCGTAATCCAAACAATAAAAAGGCATCCGCATCGATTGCCTGTTTTCTGGCAGCAAATGGCGCAGATTTAACCTTGAAAAATCGTAAATCGCAAACACCATTGGACTTGTGTCCCGATCCGAATTTGTGCAAAACACTCGTTAAATGCTATAATGAACGCAAAACCGATGATTCCGAATTGCCTGGCAATGTGGCCGGCACCAGTCTGAATGCGCGCGCACGCGCACTTGCCACACCAGCCGTTATGGGCGGCGCTAATGGTGGCGTTGGCAGTTTGAACTCCTTGCCAGTGTCTGTGGTGAGTGCTGCTGGTGGTGGCAGTGGCGGTGGCATAACAACTAGTATGCATCAAACAGTTGCCGCTAATCTGCCATTGGGTACAGTGATGAAAGGTGGCCCTGTAAGCGTTTCCGGTATGAACAGTGTTGGCGCCGATATGCGCAATAGCAATACAAGCGGTGGCTTAAATAGCTTGGCTAATGATCTGTCGCAATCGCTGCATGCCACCAATGATGCGGTGAAGCAGGCCCCGCTGGAAGAATGTCTAGTTTGCTCGGATGCCAAGCGTGACACTGTGTTCAAG CCATGCGGCCATGTTTGTTGTTGCGACACTTGCGCACCGCGCGTTAAAAAGTGTCTAATTTGTCGTGAAACTGTCACATCACGTGAAAAAATCGACGAATGTTTAGTCTGCTCCGATCGACGTGCATCCATATTCTTCCGTCCATGCGGTCATATGGTCGCATGTGAAAATTGCTCGGGTCTAATGAAGAAATGTGTGCTTTGTCGCACACAAATTGAAGAAATGCTGCCCTACTCCTTATGCTGTGGCGGCGCTGGCATTGCCGAGAAG GTTCATGGCGTTGGTCACTGCTTAACCGACGATAAGTCCAACGAAATGCATTGCGTTAATACTTCAGGTCACGGTGTAGCTATGAATAATACTGTGCCCGGCGCTATGAGCACGCCTATCGCCAGCGCCAACCAGCTGAAtagtcaaaataatattttggctAGTAATGCTGCAGCCGCCGCCGCTGCAGGCGCCGCAACTGTGCTGGTGGCACCATCGAATGTCAATAACTTTCAAGTGGACGATGTGCAGAAACTCAAACAGCAGTTGCAGGATATCAAGGAGCAG ACAATGTGTCCCGTTTGTTTTGACCGCATCAAGAATATGGTATTTCTTTGCGGCCATGGCACTTGCCAAATGTGCGGCGATCAAATTGATGGCTGTCCGATTTGTCGCAAAACTGTGGAGAAGCGTATTTTGCTATTTTAA
- the mib1 gene encoding E3 ubiquitin-protein ligase mind-bomb isoform X2: protein MRNYNYRVIISDGGEGHVGTVRNFESSEEVVVVWDNGTAANYRCAGAYDLRILDSAPTGIKHDGTMCDTCRQQPIFGIRWKCAECINYDLCSICYHGDKHHLRHRFYRIATPGGERIMLEPRRKSKKVAVRGIFPGARVVRGVDWQWEDQDGGVLRRGKVNEIQDWSSASPRSAAYVVWDNGAKNLYRVGFEGMADLKVVNDAKGNTVYRDHLPLLGENGPGKGPHGFQIGDKVTVDLDLEIVQSLQHGHGGWTDGMFECLNNPGIVVGIDEDHDIVVAYNSGNRWTFNPAVLTKVSSPTTAPPEFQVGDIVKICSDVESIKMLQRGHGEWADAMQLTLGKLGRVQQVYHDNDLKVEVGNTSWTYNPLAVTKVASASADGSCVPVISSGERLSAILKKLFEPNVSGDATEEFVKAAANGYASRCEEYLSGNVQAATSTAAGAAAAAAGAQATVPDVNGVFAGHTALQAASQNGHTDVIQVLLHHNVDVEIEDKDGDRAVHHAAFGDEPAVIEILSKAGADLNARNKRRQTALHIAVNKGHLNVVKTLLLLGCHPSLQDSEGDTPLHDAISKEHDEMLSLLLDYGADITLTNNNGFNALHHAALKGNPSAMKILLTKTNRPWIVEEKKDDGYTALHLAALNNHVEIAELLVHMGKANMDRQNVNLQTALHLAVERQHVQIVKLLVQEGANLNIPDKDGDTPLHEALRHHTLSQLKQLQDVEGFGKLLMGLRNPNNKKASASIACFLAANGADLTLKNRKSQTPLDLCPDPNLCKTLVKCYNERKTDDSELPGNVAGTSLNARARALATPAVMGGANGGVGSLNSLPVSVVSAAGGGSGGGITTSMHQTVAANLPLGTVMKGGPVSVSGMNSVGADMRNSNTSGGLNSLANDLSQSLHATNDAVKQAPLEECLVCSDAKRDTVFKPCGHVCCCDTCAPRVKKCLICRETVTSREKIDECLVCSDRRASIFFRPCGHMVACENCSGLMKKCVLCRTQIEEMLPYSLCCGGAGIAEKVHGVGHCLTDDKSNEMHCVNTSGHGVAMNNTVPGAMSTPIASANQLNSQNNILASNAAAAAAAGAATVLVAPSNVNNFQVDDVQKLKQQLQDIKEQTMCPVCFDRIKNMVFLCGHGTCQMCGDQIDGCPICRKTVEKRILLF, encoded by the exons ATGCGTAATTACAACTATCGTGTGATTATATCC GATGGTGGCGAGGGTCACGTAGGCACCGTACGCAACTTCGAATCTTCCGAGGAGGTGGTTGTCGTGTGGGATAACGGCACTGCGGCCAATTATCGCTGTGCCGGTGCATACGACCTACGCATTTTAGACAGCGCGCCGACCGGCATTAAACATGACGGCACAATGTGCGATACCTGTCGTCAGCAGCCAATATTTGGTATACGTTGGAAGTGTGCCGAATGTATTAATTACGATCTATGTTCGATCTGTTATCATGGTGATAAGCATCATTTGCGTCATCGCTTCTATCGTATCGCCACACCAGGAGGCGAACGCATTATGTTAGAACCACGTCGCAAATCGAAGAAAGTAGCGGTCCGTGGCATATTTCCGGGTGCACGTGTAGTACGTGGCGTCGACTGGCAATGGGAAGATCAAGATGGTGGCGTCCTACGTCGTGGCAAAGTGAATGAAATACAAGATTGGTCCTCAGCATCGCCGCGTTCAGCTGCTTATGTTGTGTGGGATAATGGCGCAAAGAATTTGTATCGTGTAGGTTTCGAAGGCATGGCTGATTTGAAG GTGGTTAACGATGCTAAAGGCAATACGGTTTACCGCGATCACTTGCCGTTGTTGGGTGAAAATGGACCCGGCAAGGGACCGCATGGCTTTCAGATTGGTGATAAAGTCACCGTTGATTTGGATTTGGAAATTGTACAGTCGTTGCAACACGGACACGGCGGCTGGACTGATGGCATGTTTGAATGCCTCAATAATCCCGGCATAGTTGTGGGTATCGATGAAGATCACGATATTGTGGTTGCCTACAATTCAGGCAATCGTTGGACTTTCAATCCCGCAGTATTGACAAAAGTATCCTCACCTACAACGGCACCACCCGAGTTCCAAGTAGGTGATATTGTGAAGATATGTTCCGATGTGGAGAGTATTAAAATGTTGCAGCGTGGCCATGGTGAATGGGCAGATGCTATGCAGCTG ACACTTGGCAAATTGGGGCGTGTACAGCAAGTTTATCACGATAACGATTTGAAGGTGGAAGTGGGCAACACCTCATGGACATATAATCCACTTGCCGTTACAAAAGTG GCTTCAGCCTCTGCTGACGGCAGCTGTGTGCCCGTTATTTCGAGCGGCGAACGTTTGTCTGCTATTTTGAAGAAACTTTTCGAACCGAATGTGTCTGGTGATGCCACCGAGGAATTTGTTAAAGCCGCCGCTAATGGATATGCa TCACGCTGTGAGGAGTATCTATCTGGCAATGTACAGGCGGCCACATCCACCGCCGCGGGagctgccgctgccgctgccgGCGCACAGGCCACCGTGCCCGATGTAAATGGCGTATTCGCCGGCCACACTGCGCTACAGGCAGCCAGTCAAAACGGACACACAGATGTGATACAAGTGTTGTTGCATCACAATGTCGATGTGGAAATCGAGGATAAAGATGGCGATCGCGCAGTGCATCATGCTGCATTCGGCGATGAGCCAGCTGTAATTGAGATACTCTCCAAGGCAGGCGCCGATTTGAATGCACGCAATAAGCGACGTCAGACAGCGCTGCACATTGCTGTTAATAAGGGGCACTTGAATGTGGTGAAAACTTTACTCTTGTTGGGTTGTCATCCTAGTTTGCAGGACTCTGAGGGTGATACACCACTACACGATGCCATATCAAAGGAACATGATGAGATGCTCTCACTTCTGCTTGACTATGGCGCCGACATTACGCTAACCAACAACAATGGCTTCAATGCGCTACACCATGCCGCGCTCAAGGGTAATCCGAGCGCTATGAAGATATTACTCACGAAAACTAATCGCCCGTGGATTGTGGAGGAGAAAAAGGATGACGGCTATACGGCTTTGCATTTGGCTGCCTTGAATAATCACGTTGAAATCGCCGAGTTGCTCGTGCACATGGGCAAGGCGAATATGGATCGCCAAAATGTGAACTTGCAGACCGCTTTACATTTGGCTGTGGAGCGTCAGCATGTGCAAATTGTTAAGCTACTCGTGCAGGAAGGTGCCAATTTGAATATACCCGATAAGGATGGCGATACGCCGCTACATGAGGCATTGCGTCATCATACACTCTCGCAGTTGAAACAGTTGCAAGATGTCGAAGGTTTTGGCAAGCTGTTGATGGGACTGCGTAATCCAAACAATAAAAAGGCATCCGCATCGATTGCCTGTTTTCTGGCAGCAAATGGCGCAGATTTAACCTTGAAAAATCGTAAATCGCAAACACCATTGGACTTGTGTCCCGATCCGAATTTGTGCAAAACACTCGTTAAATGCTATAATGAACGCAAAACCGATGATTCCGAATTGCCTGGCAATGTGGCCGGCACCAGTCTGAATGCGCGCGCACGCGCACTTGCCACACCAGCCGTTATGGGCGGCGCTAATGGTGGCGTTGGCAGTTTGAACTCCTTGCCAGTGTCTGTGGTGAGTGCTGCTGGTGGTGGCAGTGGCGGTGGCATAACAACTAGTATGCATCAAACAGTTGCCGCTAATCTGCCATTGGGTACAGTGATGAAAGGTGGCCCTGTAAGCGTTTCCGGTATGAACAGTGTTGGCGCCGATATGCGCAATAGCAATACAAGCGGTGGCTTAAATAGCTTGGCTAATGATCTGTCGCAATCGCTGCATGCCACCAATGATGCGGTGAAGCAGGCCCCGCTGGAAGAATGTCTAGTTTGCTCGGATGCCAAGCGTGACACTGTGTTCAAG CCATGCGGCCATGTTTGTTGTTGCGACACTTGCGCACCGCGCGTTAAAAAGTGTCTAATTTGTCGTGAAACTGTCACATCACGTGAAAAAATCGACGAATGTTTAGTCTGCTCCGATCGACGTGCATCCATATTCTTCCGTCCATGCGGTCATATGGTCGCATGTGAAAATTGCTCGGGTCTAATGAAGAAATGTGTGCTTTGTCGCACACAAATTGAAGAAATGCTGCCCTACTCCTTATGCTGTGGCGGCGCTGGCATTGCCGAGAAG GTTCATGGCGTTGGTCACTGCTTAACCGACGATAAGTCCAACGAAATGCATTGCGTTAATACTTCAGGTCACGGTGTAGCTATGAATAATACTGTGCCCGGCGCTATGAGCACGCCTATCGCCAGCGCCAACCAGCTGAAtagtcaaaataatattttggctAGTAATGCTGCAGCCGCCGCCGCTGCAGGCGCCGCAACTGTGCTGGTGGCACCATCGAATGTCAATAACTTTCAAGTGGACGATGTGCAGAAACTCAAACAGCAGTTGCAGGATATCAAGGAGCAG ACAATGTGTCCCGTTTGTTTTGACCGCATCAAGAATATGGTATTTCTTTGCGGCCATGGCACTTGCCAAATGTGCGGCGATCAAATTGATGGCTGTCCGATTTGTCGCAAAACTGTGGAGAAGCGTATTTTGCTATTTTAA